One Sodalinema gerasimenkoae IPPAS B-353 DNA segment encodes these proteins:
- the psbD gene encoding photosystem II D2 protein (photosystem q(a) protein) — translation MTIAVSRAPERSWFDVLDDWLKRDRFVFVGWSGILLFPCAYLAVGGWLTGTTFVTSWYTHGLASSYLEGCNFLTVAVSTPPDSLGHSLLFLWGPEAQWNFARWCQLGGLWTFTALHGAFGLIGFMLRQFEIARLVGLRPYNAIAFSGPIAVFVSVFLLYPLGQSSWFFAPSFGVAAIFRFILFFQGFHNWTLNPFHMMGVAGILGGALLCAIHGATVENTLFQDGEGANTFRAFEPTQAEETYSMVTANRFWSQIFGIAFSNKRWLHFFMLFVPVTGLWMSAIGVVGLGLNLRAYDFTSQEIRAAEDPEFETFYTKNILLNEGIRAWMAPTDQPHQNFEFPEEVLPRGNAL, via the coding sequence ATGACCATCGCTGTAAGTCGCGCACCAGAAAGAAGCTGGTTCGACGTACTCGACGACTGGCTCAAACGCGATCGCTTCGTGTTTGTTGGCTGGTCCGGTATTCTTCTGTTCCCCTGTGCCTACCTCGCCGTCGGCGGTTGGCTCACCGGAACCACCTTTGTCACATCCTGGTATACCCACGGTCTTGCATCTTCCTACCTCGAAGGTTGCAACTTCCTGACCGTTGCCGTGTCCACCCCCCCTGACAGCTTGGGTCACTCCCTGCTGTTCCTGTGGGGTCCCGAAGCCCAGTGGAACTTTGCCCGCTGGTGCCAACTCGGTGGACTTTGGACCTTTACCGCCCTCCACGGCGCCTTCGGACTGATTGGCTTCATGCTGCGTCAGTTTGAAATTGCCCGTCTGGTGGGATTGCGTCCTTACAACGCGATCGCCTTCAGCGGTCCCATCGCCGTGTTCGTGAGCGTGTTCCTTCTCTATCCCCTGGGACAATCGAGTTGGTTCTTCGCTCCTAGCTTCGGTGTGGCGGCCATTTTCCGTTTCATTCTCTTTTTCCAAGGGTTCCACAACTGGACCCTCAACCCCTTCCACATGATGGGCGTTGCCGGCATCCTCGGTGGGGCACTTCTGTGCGCCATTCACGGTGCAACTGTGGAAAACACCCTCTTCCAAGATGGTGAAGGTGCCAACACCTTCCGCGCCTTTGAACCCACCCAAGCCGAAGAAACCTACTCCATGGTGACCGCCAACCGGTTCTGGTCTCAGATTTTCGGGATTGCCTTCTCCAACAAACGCTGGTTACACTTCTTCATGCTCTTTGTTCCTGTGACGGGACTGTGGATGAGTGCCATCGGTGTTGTCGGACTTGGCTTAAACCTGCGGGCCTATGACTTCACCAGCCAAGAAATTCGCGCTGCTGAAGACCCCGAATTTGAAACCTTCTACACCAAGAATATCCTTCTCAATGAAGGGATTCGGGCTTGGATGGCTCCGACTGACCAACCCCACCAAAACTTTGAGTTCCCCGAGGAGGTTCTGCCTCGCGGTAACGCCCTGTAA
- the psbC gene encoding photosystem II reaction center protein CP43, protein MISGGRDQQSSGFAWWSGNARLIDLSGKLLGAHVAHAGLIVFWAGAMTLFEVAHFVPEKPMYEQGLILLPHLGTLGWGVGPGGEVIDTFPYFVIGVLHLISSAVLGLGGIYHAVRGPERLEEYSSFFGYDWKDKNQMTNIIGFHLILLGCGALLLVAKAMFFGGVYDTWAPGGGDVRVINNPTLDPSVIFGYLVKTPFGGVGSIIGVDNMEDIIGGHIWVGLICIAGGVWHILTKPFGWARRAFIWSGEAYLSYSVGALSLMAFIASAYVWFNNTAYPSEFYGPTNAEASQAQSFVFLARDQKLGANIGSAQGPTGLGKYLMRSPTGEIIFGGETMRFWDFRGPWLEPLRGPNGLDLNKLKNDIQPWQLRRAAEYMTHAPNGSINSVGGIITEPNSGFNYVNPRAWLAASHFILAFFFLVGHLWHAGRARAAAGGFESGLDRETEPVLNLNPLD, encoded by the coding sequence ATGATCAGTGGCGGACGTGACCAACAATCATCAGGATTTGCCTGGTGGTCTGGGAACGCTCGCCTCATCGACCTGTCGGGTAAATTACTCGGCGCTCACGTTGCCCATGCTGGCTTGATTGTCTTCTGGGCTGGTGCGATGACCTTATTCGAGGTCGCTCACTTCGTTCCCGAAAAACCCATGTACGAGCAAGGTCTCATCTTGCTCCCCCACCTGGGAACCCTAGGCTGGGGCGTTGGCCCGGGTGGTGAAGTTATTGACACCTTCCCCTACTTTGTAATTGGTGTTCTTCACCTAATTTCGTCTGCTGTTCTCGGACTCGGTGGTATTTACCACGCCGTTCGCGGTCCCGAGCGCCTAGAAGAGTATTCCTCCTTCTTCGGCTACGACTGGAAGGACAAAAACCAAATGACCAACATTATCGGTTTCCACCTCATCCTTCTCGGATGCGGTGCGCTGCTGTTGGTTGCTAAGGCCATGTTCTTTGGCGGTGTCTATGATACCTGGGCACCCGGTGGCGGTGACGTTCGTGTCATCAACAACCCCACCCTTGACCCCTCGGTCATCTTCGGTTACCTCGTTAAAACACCCTTTGGTGGCGTGGGGTCCATCATCGGTGTGGACAACATGGAAGATATCATCGGCGGCCACATCTGGGTTGGCTTAATCTGCATCGCTGGTGGTGTTTGGCATATTCTCACCAAACCCTTTGGCTGGGCACGTCGTGCCTTCATCTGGTCTGGTGAAGCGTATCTCTCTTACAGTGTGGGTGCGCTGTCTCTGATGGCGTTCATCGCTTCGGCTTACGTGTGGTTTAACAACACTGCCTATCCGAGCGAGTTCTACGGTCCCACCAACGCTGAAGCCTCTCAGGCTCAATCCTTTGTCTTCTTGGCTCGTGACCAAAAACTCGGTGCCAACATTGGTTCAGCCCAAGGCCCGACTGGTCTGGGTAAATATCTGATGCGCTCTCCTACCGGTGAGATTATCTTCGGTGGTGAAACCATGCGCTTCTGGGACTTCCGTGGCCCCTGGCTGGAGCCTCTGCGTGGTCCGAATGGTCTTGACCTCAACAAACTCAAAAATGATATTCAGCCTTGGCAACTTCGCCGCGCGGCTGAGTACATGACTCACGCTCCCAACGGTTCCATCAACTCTGTGGGTGGAATTATTACCGAGCCGAACTCTGGGTTTAACTACGTTAACCCCCGTGCTTGGTTGGCGGCATCTCACTTCATTCTCGCCTTCTTCTTCCTGGTGGGTCACTTGTGGCACGCTGGACGCGCTCGCGCGGCGGCAGGTGGATTTGAATCGGGTCTTGACCGTGAAACTGAACCGGTTCTGAACCTGAATCCCCTCGACTAG
- the crtE gene encoding geranylgeranyl diphosphate synthase CrtE, with translation MVMTDDRNSPRDAQFDLHTYLAEGKTLVEAALDCALPVIYPERIYEAMRYSLLAGGKRLRPILCLTTCELVGGTREMAMPTACALEMVHTMSLIHDDLPSMDNDDYRRGKLTNHKVFGDDVAILAGDGLLAYAFEHIAVETRDVPPANILKVVARLGRAVGAAGLVGGQIVDLESEGKPDISLETLQFIHTHKTAALLEASVVSGALLAAASATEVEHLSCYAYQIGLAFQIVDDILDVTASSEVLGKTAGKDAKVQKATYPSLWGLEESKRQAEMAIANAKSALQSFGDAARPLVEIAEFIIRRQY, from the coding sequence ATGGTAATGACGGACGACCGGAACTCGCCTCGGGACGCGCAGTTTGATCTGCATACCTATTTGGCGGAGGGGAAGACGTTAGTTGAAGCTGCGCTCGATTGCGCACTTCCGGTCATTTACCCGGAACGAATTTACGAGGCGATGCGCTATTCCCTCTTAGCCGGAGGCAAGCGTCTGCGCCCAATTTTGTGTTTAACCACCTGTGAACTGGTCGGTGGGACGCGGGAAATGGCCATGCCGACGGCTTGTGCCTTGGAGATGGTCCATACCATGTCCCTCATCCACGATGATCTCCCCTCGATGGATAATGATGATTATCGCCGTGGGAAACTCACGAATCACAAGGTATTTGGTGATGATGTGGCGATTCTGGCTGGGGATGGACTCCTGGCCTATGCCTTTGAGCATATCGCTGTGGAAACCCGAGATGTCCCCCCGGCCAATATCCTCAAGGTGGTGGCTCGTTTAGGCCGGGCCGTGGGTGCGGCTGGACTCGTTGGCGGACAAATTGTGGATTTAGAGTCGGAAGGGAAACCGGATATTTCCTTAGAAACCCTCCAGTTTATTCATACTCATAAAACAGCGGCTCTCCTAGAAGCCAGTGTTGTCTCTGGGGCGTTGTTGGCGGCGGCTTCGGCGACTGAGGTTGAGCATTTGTCTTGCTATGCCTATCAGATCGGTTTGGCATTTCAGATTGTGGACGATATCCTCGATGTAACGGCATCATCGGAGGTTTTAGGTAAGACGGCTGGCAAGGATGCTAAGGTGCAAAAGGCGACCTACCCGAGTTTATGGGGATTGGAAGAGTCGAAACGACAGGCAGAAATGGCGATCGCCAATGCTAAGTCAGCTCTACAATCCTTTGGTGATGCGGCTCGTCCCTTGGTGGAAATTGCTGAGTTTATTATCCGTCGCCAGTACTAA
- a CDS encoding divergent PAP2 family protein: MQNLAQVFNNHILVVALAACFIAQLSKLLLYAVQHRRFNGRVLIETGGMPSSHSALVTALATGVGQSLGWDSPDFAIAVVFAVIVMYDAAGVRQAAGKQARVLNQMIDAFFREEIEFDEARLKELLGHTPFQVIIGSVLGVAVACLLQGG, from the coding sequence ATGCAAAATTTGGCGCAGGTTTTCAATAATCACATTTTAGTGGTGGCACTCGCTGCCTGTTTTATTGCTCAGTTATCGAAGTTACTGCTCTATGCAGTGCAACATCGTCGTTTCAATGGACGGGTGTTGATTGAAACCGGGGGAATGCCCAGTTCTCATTCAGCCTTGGTGACGGCCCTGGCAACGGGGGTGGGACAGAGTTTGGGGTGGGATAGTCCTGATTTTGCTATTGCCGTGGTGTTTGCGGTGATTGTCATGTACGATGCGGCCGGAGTTCGCCAAGCGGCTGGGAAGCAGGCTCGGGTTCTCAATCAAATGATTGATGCCTTCTTTCGTGAGGAGATAGAATTTGACGAGGCTCGTCTTAAGGAACTCTTGGGACATACCCCATTTCAGGTCATTATTGGCTCTGTCCTCGGGGTGGCGGTGGCCTGTTTACTTCAGGGGGGCTAA
- the psaJ gene encoding photosystem I reaction center subunit IX, producing MKDLQRYLSTAPVLAAAWMFITAGILIEFNRIFPDLLFHPLH from the coding sequence ATGAAAGACCTACAAAGATATCTGTCAACGGCTCCTGTTTTGGCCGCCGCCTGGATGTTTATTACAGCGGGAATTTTGATTGAATTTAATCGCATTTTCCCCGATTTACTATTCCACCCTCTTCACTAA
- a CDS encoding Photosystem I reaction center subunit III, protein MRRLLALVLTAVLWFSFAPTASADVAGLTPCNESPAFIARAKAATTEQAKQRFELYGRELLCGEEGLPHLIVDGRWSHAGEFLIPGVLFLYIAGWIGWAGRSYLISIRGEKSPEEKEIIIDVPRALRFSLSGFAWPLAAFKEITTGEMFAKENEVPISPR, encoded by the coding sequence TTCAGCTTTGCTCCCACCGCTTCTGCCGACGTGGCGGGTCTGACTCCCTGTAACGAGAGTCCTGCCTTTATCGCCCGGGCCAAAGCCGCAACGACTGAGCAAGCCAAACAACGCTTTGAACTCTATGGACGCGAACTTCTCTGCGGAGAAGAAGGCCTTCCCCACCTAATCGTGGATGGTCGCTGGAGCCATGCCGGAGAATTTCTGATTCCTGGCGTGCTATTTCTCTACATTGCTGGCTGGATTGGCTGGGCAGGTCGGAGTTATCTCATTTCGATTCGTGGCGAGAAATCCCCTGAAGAAAAAGAAATCATCATCGACGTTCCCCGCGCCCTTCGTTTCTCCCTCTCTGGCTTTGCTTGGCCCCTAGCTGCCTTCAAAGAAATCACCACTGGAGAAATGTTTGCCAAGGAGAATGAAGTTCCCATCTCTCCCCGCTAG